In Aquila chrysaetos chrysaetos chromosome 17, bAquChr1.4, whole genome shotgun sequence, one genomic interval encodes:
- the LOC115352785 gene encoding basic proline-rich protein-like: MGAGGGGGGEDVSGQSRGSSKAPPAACDRACAPGPTCCRQQQQQEEEEEESGGERALPAGRLASPSRTGRRQGCGPPGALPRGRRRGVPFAAPAVGGGGPPGLTPPPPSPPPHTHTFPPPPPPASPRRERFPGAAGPDGGPPRAPTPVRRGPGPAEERSRPAVPPREGRALPSPEIPPPRPPRVLKWWSPPSPSSRLAPRPCPPPRPPPPPGEGGQPPLRPGPGSAGIRRQARASPRLLPGTRQRRSRRAGPRRAALTCAGLPSPGRGQRRSPPPAPLRSAPPRQRRYLRGPPPLGSRPPSPRRPRGRRQPGF, encoded by the exons ATGGGTGCtggcgggggcggcgggggggaggatGTGTCAGGGCAGAGCCGTGGGAGCTCGAAAGCCCCTCCGGCAG CCTGCGACCGGGCCTGTGCTCCGGGCCCTACCTGCtgccggcagcagcagcagcaggaggaggaggaggaggagagcgggGGGGAAcgggcgctgccggcggggcgCCTCGCCTCGCCGTCCCGCACAGGCCGCCGCCAAGGCTGCGGCCCCCCCGGGGCCTTGCCCCGCGGCCGGCGGAGAGGCGTCCCCTTCGCCGCCCCCGCTGTGGGAGGCGGCGGTCCGCCGGGGCtcacgccgccgccgccgtcccccccacctcacacacacacattcccccccccccccccccccgccagcccccggcGGGAGCGGTTCCCCGGGGCGGCGGGTCCCGACGGCGGCCCTCCCCGCGCACCCACACCTGTGCGccgcgggcccggccccgcggagGAGCGCAGCAGGCCCGCCGTCCCGCCTCGGGAGGGGCGAGCGCTCCCTTCCCCGGAGATCCCTCCTCCCCGTCCCCCTCGGGTCCTAAAATGGTGGagccctccctctccttcttcccgCCTCGCTCCCCGaccctgcccgccgccccggcccccccccccccccggtgagGGGGGGCAGCCGCCcctccggcccggcccgggctcCGCGGGGATCCGGCGCCAGGCCCGCGCCTCACCCCGCCTTCTCCCGGGAACACGGCAACGCCGctcccgccgggccgggccgcgccgggccgccCTTACCTGCGCCGGCCTCCCATCGCCGGGCCGGGGCCAgcgccgctccccccccccagctccgctccgctccgctcctcCCCGGCAGCGCCGCTACCTCCGCGGCCCCCCGCCGCTCGGCAGCCGGCCGCCGtctccccgccgcccgcggggccGCAG